The nucleotide sequence TGCCACAGCTCTACCCGGCCATGCACAGCGCCCTGGAGCAGGAGCGGCATGGACACTCGCTGCTCTACCGCTGGCGCGGCCGGAGCGACGAGGCGCCCACCGTCCTGATGGCGCACTACGACGTGGTTCCCGCGACCGCGGAGGGCTGGACGCATCCGCCCTTCGCCGCCGAACTGACCGGCTCGGGCGAGCAGCAGGTGCTGTGGGGGCGCGGGGCGATCGACGACAAGGGGGCGCTCGTCGCGATCCTGGAGGCGGTGGAGGCGCTCGTGCAGGACGGCTTCCAGCCGGCCAACGACGTATACCTGAGCTTCGGACACGACGAGGAGACGGTCGGCTCGGGAGCGCGGGCGATCGTCTCGGTGCTCGCCGGGCGCGGCATCCGCCCGGCACTCGTCCTCGACGAGGGCGGCGCCGTCGTCGAACGCATCTTCCCGGGCGTGAGCAAGCCCATCGCGGTGATCGGCGTGAGCGAGAAGGGCATCACCAGCGTGCGGCTCACCGTCGAGCAGAACGGCGGTCACGCGTCCACTCCCCCGAAGACGACCGCGACGGTCCGGCTCGCCCGCGCCATCACCCGCCTCAACGACCGGCCGTTCCCCGCCCGGCTGACCGAGACGAACCTGCGGATGGTGGAGACGCTGGGCGCGCACGCGACCGGACCCCTGCGCGCCGTCTTCACGCGTGCCCGCCGGCTGCAGCCCGCGCTGCGCGTCGTATTCGGCCGGCTCAGCGACGAGACGCGCGCGATCGTGCGGACCACCACGGCCGTGACGCAGCTGCGCGGGAGCCTCGCCGCGAACGCACTGCCGGAGACGGCGGAGGCCGTGGTCAACACCCGGATCGCGGTCGGGTCGTCGGTCGCCGAGACGCTCGATCACATCCGCCGGGCGATCCGCGACGACGCCGTCCGCGTGGAGGCGGTCGACGCGAGCGAGCCGTCCCCGGTCTCCCCCGCCGACGGTCCCGAGTGGGACCGCCTCGCGACCGCGATCGGAGCCGTGCACCCGCACGCCGTGGTGACGCCGTACATCATGCTCGGCGCGAGCGACAGCCGGCACTTCACCGGCATCTGCGACGCGGTCTACCGGTTCACCCCGTTCGAGCTGAGCGCCGAGGAGCGGGGCGCGCTGCACGCGCGCGACGAGCGCATCCATGTCGCCACCTGGCGCCGCGGCATCGCCGTCTACGCCCACCTCCTCCGCGCCTCCTGACCCGCCGCCCCCCACCACTCCGCCCTCCGCCCCTCCGTCACTCCGCCCTCCGTCGAGTCCGCAAATTTTGTACGCCGCGACGGCGCGGCGCGTGCAAAGTTTGCGGACTCGACGGCTGGGGCGGAGCGGCGGGAGAGATGAGCCGGAGTGTGCGAAGTGCACAGGGCGGGGGCGAAGTCGTGCGGGGTGCACATTCCGTGCGGGT is from Leifsonia sp. 466MF and encodes:
- a CDS encoding M20/M25/M40 family metallo-hydrolase, whose product is MTAEALDRFRALLRIPTMSRNAVEETDWAVFDEFVATLPQLYPAMHSALEQERHGHSLLYRWRGRSDEAPTVLMAHYDVVPATAEGWTHPPFAAELTGSGEQQVLWGRGAIDDKGALVAILEAVEALVQDGFQPANDVYLSFGHDEETVGSGARAIVSVLAGRGIRPALVLDEGGAVVERIFPGVSKPIAVIGVSEKGITSVRLTVEQNGGHASTPPKTTATVRLARAITRLNDRPFPARLTETNLRMVETLGAHATGPLRAVFTRARRLQPALRVVFGRLSDETRAIVRTTTAVTQLRGSLAANALPETAEAVVNTRIAVGSSVAETLDHIRRAIRDDAVRVEAVDASEPSPVSPADGPEWDRLATAIGAVHPHAVVTPYIMLGASDSRHFTGICDAVYRFTPFELSAEERGALHARDERIHVATWRRGIAVYAHLLRAS